A genome region from Solirubrobacter pauli includes the following:
- a CDS encoding HAD family hydrolase, producing the protein MPALIFDLDGTLVDTVYAHVFAWQKAMQESGLAVDGWRIHRKIGMSGGLFTRAVGREIGHELTDEEAEALQVIHDRLFRELLPADERRPLPGAKDLLAELRERGVVHGIATSGRRPSIDASLDALGIPEGTVVVERGDVARAKPEPDLFLECARRLDAQPEDCYVVGDAVWDLLAARRARMLSIGLLSGGYGADELQGSGAFRVYRDAAELHASLDELGV; encoded by the coding sequence ATGCCCGCCTTGATCTTCGACCTCGACGGCACGCTCGTCGACACCGTGTACGCGCACGTGTTCGCGTGGCAGAAGGCCATGCAGGAGAGCGGGCTGGCCGTCGACGGCTGGCGCATCCACCGCAAGATCGGCATGAGCGGCGGCCTGTTCACGCGCGCCGTCGGCCGGGAGATCGGCCACGAGCTCACCGACGAGGAGGCCGAGGCGCTGCAGGTCATCCACGACCGCCTGTTCCGTGAGCTGCTGCCGGCGGACGAGCGCCGCCCGCTGCCGGGCGCGAAGGACCTGCTGGCCGAGCTGCGCGAGCGTGGCGTCGTGCACGGCATCGCGACGAGCGGCCGCCGCCCGAGCATCGACGCGTCGCTGGACGCGCTCGGCATCCCGGAGGGCACCGTGGTCGTCGAGCGCGGCGACGTCGCCCGCGCCAAGCCCGAACCCGACCTCTTCCTCGAGTGCGCGCGCCGCCTCGACGCCCAACCGGAGGACTGCTACGTCGTCGGCGACGCGGTCTGGGACCTGCTCGCCGCCCGCCGCGCGCGGATGCTCAGCATCGGGCTCCTGAGCGGCGGCTACGGCGCCGACGAGCTGCAGGGCTCAGGCGCCTTCCGCGTCTACCGCGATGCGGCCGAGCTGCACGCCTCGCTCGACGAGCTGGGCGTGTAG
- a CDS encoding FAD-dependent oxidoreductase produces the protein MERVVIVGAGTFGASLAWWLAGRGDEVVLVDQFEPGDARATSGGETRLIRCSHGPDADYTAMARRARTLWRELEAETGASLLTECGVSWFAHGDDGWEAASEATLRTLGIPVVHQDVREAAAQFPSFNGDDLAWVLHEPEAGVLRAQLGVQTLASAAAARGARIVRGVARPDGDRVVVGDEVLAADRVVWSCGGWLAKLFGGLVELRVTRQELFFFAGGPGWDRSPGWVDYDRAVYGTGDLDALGVKVAWDMEGPALDPDADLPPATDETERLTRGYAADRFPALAQARLVGSKTCRYEISPDSQFIAAPHPEHPSVWIVGGGSGHGFKHGPAMAERIVSSWHGGEPLPRRFGLHKRERGTSLRSAGSN, from the coding sequence GCTGGCCGGGCGCGGCGACGAGGTCGTGCTCGTCGACCAGTTCGAGCCGGGGGACGCCCGCGCCACGTCCGGCGGCGAGACGCGGCTGATCCGCTGCTCGCACGGCCCGGACGCCGACTACACGGCGATGGCGCGCCGCGCGCGCACGCTGTGGCGCGAGCTGGAGGCCGAGACCGGCGCCTCCCTGTTGACCGAATGCGGCGTCTCCTGGTTCGCCCATGGCGACGACGGCTGGGAGGCGGCGTCGGAGGCGACGCTGCGCACGCTCGGCATCCCCGTCGTGCATCAGGACGTGCGCGAGGCCGCCGCGCAGTTCCCGTCCTTCAACGGCGACGACCTCGCGTGGGTGCTCCACGAGCCCGAGGCCGGCGTGCTGCGCGCGCAGCTCGGCGTGCAGACGCTCGCCAGCGCCGCCGCGGCGCGAGGCGCCCGGATCGTGCGAGGCGTCGCGCGGCCGGACGGCGACCGCGTGGTCGTCGGCGACGAGGTGCTGGCGGCCGACCGCGTCGTCTGGAGCTGCGGTGGCTGGTTGGCCAAGCTGTTCGGAGGGCTGGTCGAGCTGCGCGTAACGCGCCAGGAGCTGTTCTTCTTCGCCGGCGGGCCGGGCTGGGACCGCAGTCCCGGCTGGGTCGACTACGACCGCGCCGTCTACGGCACCGGCGACCTCGACGCGCTCGGCGTGAAGGTCGCGTGGGACATGGAGGGCCCGGCGCTCGACCCCGACGCGGACCTGCCCCCGGCCACCGACGAGACGGAGCGGCTCACCCGCGGGTACGCCGCGGACCGCTTCCCGGCGCTCGCGCAGGCGCGGCTCGTCGGGTCCAAGACCTGCCGCTACGAGATCTCGCCCGACTCGCAGTTCATCGCCGCGCCGCATCCCGAGCACCCGTCCGTGTGGATCGTCGGCGGCGGCTCCGGCCACGGCTTCAAGCACGGCCCGGCGATGGCCGAGCGGATCGTCTCGTCGTGGCACGGCGGCGAGCCGCTCCCGCGGCGCTTCGGCCTTCACAAGCGCGAGCGCGGCACGTCGCTGCGGAGTGCCGGCTCGAACTGA